A genomic segment from Nicotiana tabacum cultivar K326 chromosome 7, ASM71507v2, whole genome shotgun sequence encodes:
- the LOC142161963 gene encoding putative late blight resistance protein homolog R1B-16, which yields MLRKSLIGKRYLIVLDDMWDFMAWDDLRLCFPDAVNRSRIIVTTRLEKVGEHVKLHTDLYFLPFLTPEESRELLQKKVFQNEACPPELHNVSLDVARRCKGLPLVVVLVAGIIKKKKMEISWWHEVKKALFSYLDRESEDYSRATMQLSYDNLPDYLRPCLLYMGMFPEDERIPMSKLISLWIAEGFVQNIESGRLMEETVEGYLMDLISSNVVMVSRRRCNDKVKYCQVHDVVLHFCLEMSREEKFMLAMRGNILPSDLKESRVSFSFSNELSMFASKIRKPFHQHLRSLITTTGGESLYWNPINQVINLMRLLKVLDLSSHNVGQLSLATLKPLIHLKYVSLFIDKFDFDGKSHLPHLETLILKCLMRTPLSANFWKMKK from the coding sequence ATGTTGAGGAAAAGCTTAATAGGAAAGCGATATCTCATTGTCTTGGATGATATGTGGGATTTTATGGCATGGGATGACTTAAGACTTTGTTTCCCTGATGCTGTAAATAGAAGCAGAATTATAGTAACAACTCGTCTTGAGAAAGTGGGTGAACATGTCAAGCTCCATACTGATCTTTATTTCCTTCCATTCCTCACACCCGAAGAGAGTAGGGAATTGTTGCAGAAAAAAGTGTTTCAAAACGAAGCTTGCCCACCTGAACTACACAATGTAAGTCTAGATGTTGCAAGACGATGCAAAGGGTTGCCCCTAGTGGTTGTCTTGGTAGCTGGGATaatcaaaaagaagaagatgGAAATATCTTGGTGGCATGAGGTTAAAAAAGCTCTATTTTCCTATCTTGACCGTGAGTCTGAAGACTATAGTCGGGCAACTATGCAGTTAAGTTATGATAACTTACCCGACTATTTAAGACCTTGCCTTCTCTACATGGGGATGTTTCCAGAGGACGAAAGGATCCCAATGTCCAAATTGATAAGTTTATGGATAGCGGAAGGCTTCGTGCAAAACATTGAATCCGGGAGATTAATGGAAGAGACAGTTGAAGGTTACTTGATGGATCTCATTAGCAGTAATGTTGTAATGGTTTCAAGGAGAAGATGTAACGATAAAGTCAAATACTGCCAGGTTCATGATGTAGTGCTTCACTTTTGCTTGGAGATGAGTAGAGAAGAAAAATTTATGTTGGCAATGAGGGGGAATATTCTACCTTCCGATTTGAAGGAAAGTCGAGTGAGCTTCAGTTTCAGTAATGAGCTTTCCATGTTTGCATCCAAAATACGGAAGCCTTTCCACCAACACTTGAGGTCACTGATAACCACCACTGGAGGAGAATCTTTATATTGGAATCCCATCAATCAGGTTATTAATTTGATGAGGCTTCTTAAGGTCTTGGATTTGAGTTCCCATAACGTGGGTCAATTGTCGTTAGCTACGTTGAAACCACTGATTCATCTCAAGTATGTCTCACTTTTCATAGATAAATTCGATTTTGATGGAAAATCACATCTTCCTCATCTAGAAACTTTAATTCTCAAGTGTTTAATGCGTACACCGTTATCAGcgaatttttggaaaatgaaaaaataa